The following nucleotide sequence is from Ignavibacteriales bacterium.
TTAGCGTTAGAATATATATCAGTTTTTCAAAATTCTAGATTCATAAGTATTCCTGAGTGCGGTCACCTCGTGGGTTTGGAAAAACCTCAAATTCTTTACTATGAAATTGAGCGATTTCTCACTAATAGATCAGACAACACAGTTCCAAACACCAACAAAAATGAATAATTACTTCACACATAAAATTTGTTTTTAAGAGCTCGCTTCGCAACAGTATTTTTGTTGCGTCTAATACTTTATAAAGTCAAAATCACAAATGTAATTCCTGAGATAAAAGAAAAGTATTCTATTAACTCTATAGCTCAACAAATATGCTCTCAAAAAAGAAATACGCAAACGGACAAAAATTATATGAACTTAAGGGGAAAAAGTTAACTTACTTTTACAAAAACGGGATAGTGAAGGCTGTTGGTATATATACAAATAAAAAGATGGAAGGGGAGTGGATATTTTACCGCGAAACAGGTCAGCTATGGCAGATCGCTAACTTCAAAGACGGGAAGAAACATGGTTCGTGGAAACGTTTTAAACGGAATAATAAAATAGAGTATAACGAAAATTTCGAGAGTGATAAATTAATCAAACGGAAATAAGCATTTGCCTAAAAATACTTTGACTCCCAAACAAAGTTAAACTTAAACAAAAGTTGATGTTCAGCATTACACACTTGATCGGGTTAGGGAACTTTAGAACCTATTAGTTCACAACCTCTCATACTGTTTGAATAGTTATGGAATATGAAAGATGTATACTTTTACTTTCTCTTTGAAGAGTCACAAAGTGATGCCTTCAGCAAAAGTAACTCCGCCAGAGGCGGATGAGCCTTTAGCTCAAAAGAGAACTTCCGCAATCATAAATGGTGGCGGAGGAGAGCAGGCAACATTTAAGGCGATTCCATTTCTTGAGTTAAACGATCTTAAAATGGAATCGCAAAGCGGAATTTGGTATCGGCTAATTAACAGCACGATGATTGTGGAAACCGAAATAAAAGGACTGATACTGTATCGATCATTTTTTCCTTCGTACGGTTCAGAAAGACTTTACTCTACAACTTCTATGTCGCGTACCGAGAGAACCTTTTCCAGAAGGAGAAAAAATCATAACATTGGCGGGTGAGTCAACATTTACAACCATAATAAAAAAACCTCCCGAGCAGATATCACTCAGGAGGTTCTTTATAATTACGAATATCAAATATCTAACATCGCATATCTAATATCCCACATCCGTTTCTACCGCATCAGCACCATCTTCTTAACCTCGCTGAATTTATCGGCAGTCATTTTGTAAATATATGTTCCGCTCGGTAAATTGCTTGCGTCGAAATCAAACGAATATTTGCCCGCTTCTTTGTATCCGTTAACAAGCGTGGCAACTTCCTGTCCCAGTGCATTGTAAACTTTAAGTGTCACAAAGTTATCAACCGGCAAATCGAAGCTGACTATTGTTGTCGGGTTGAACGGATTCGGATAATTTTGATCTAAAGAGTACTCAGTCGGGATTTCTATACCTTTGTTGAGCACCGAAATAGATTTCACTCCGTTTAAAACGATATGATTATTTTCGTCAAAGAGATACTGACGTCCGGCATCATCAACAAACGCGATGGAAGGGCCGTTGTGTTGTTCCAACGATGCGTTAACGACTACATAACCTGATAATGATTGTATGTTGATTGTTTGAGATGAGTTTTTATCAAGCACCTCAAGCATAGAGCCCGAAGCGAATCGCACATCGAAACTACCCTCGGGTGCCGGTGGAGGCAGTTTGTAGAAACTGATATCTCGTGTTGGTTTCTTACCTACACTGAAGTAAAGCGTTTGCTTGTTGCCAGCTTCATCCGAGAAAGTTAAGCTGTTAAAGTCGGATAGTTGATCGAGTGCCAATGTTTTTGCCGGAGGAGGCATACTCCCCGACAGTATGATTTTACCTGCATCGTTCGTTTTAACCCAGTAACCTTTTCCGGCGTAAAGCGTATCGGCAAATTCATAGCCATGGTCGAAGCCGAAGAAATTAGATATGATTAAATCTGGTGGTTCTGTTGTAACAGTGTTTGCGAGAATCGTGCTTGATAAAACGCCAATCATTTGCCATCCGCTTGTAACATATAAAGTTTCTGAACTAAATACATATCCGGTCATAGGGAATGTTTCAGGAGCCGCGAACTTGAGCCAATATCCTGAGCCGGGGTACAAACTATCTTTTGCTTTGTAGCTTCCATCGTACGCCCATGCATTGCTAAGCGCTGATGGATAGAGGGATGTTTTCCGGTTGTCGATTGCAATAACCGGTAATGATACGATGTTCCAGAAATCTGTGACATCGGTGGAGACAATTTTTTGTGTACCGACATACAAACTTACGGGTATTGTATAACTCTCTGTCTGAGTATCATTATGCTCAATCACGACGGTTGAATAATAATTATCGCGAGGGAGGTCTACTTCGTTTAAGGTTAAATGTACCTTTAAACTGTCACCGGGCAATATAGATCCATCAACCGGATCAATTACTAACCAGTTAGGAAGGTTCTTGCCTGTATCGGCAATTGAAAAGGTGAGGGGGATATGACCGGTATTCCAAATGTAAAACGAATCTTCTACAATCTCACCTAAATCTATACCGTATGTATGTTGAGATATTGACTTGTGGGCTGTTGAGCCGAGTGTGTTTAAATTGACCGTGACAATATCAGGAGTTGTTGTGGAATCATTATGTTCGATTGTGATTGTACTGTTATATTCAGTCCATGTATCGAGAGAATTAGGTTGAATCTCAAATTTGATGTATCCTGAATCGAGAGATGCAATCGCGATCGAGTCATCTTCTAACACCAACCATCCCTGATCTACTAATGGAACAGATAGCTTCAATATCAATAGCGAGTCGCCTAAGTTTTTTATTTTTACAGAATCATGGACAACGCTATCAGGGATCATAGTATATCCATAGCTTGATCCGTATGAAGCAAAAACAGGACCTAAGTTTTTACCATTCCCGCTAACTACGAAAGAAACATATTGTGAACCTCCTGTTAAAGTACCTTTGTTTGTAATTTGGACAGTATAAACAGATCGCTCTGTAGGTGAGATTGAAATTTGTTCTGTGTTATCTCTAATATTATCACCTGTGGTTGCGGCGGCAGTAGGTGATGTTGGATTGAGTATCCAAGGATTATAAACATTATTATCTCTGGGTTTGGTAATTCGAAGATCCAGATCGTTTTTCAGCATTATATTGGTTGGATCGAGTGCGGGCGCGACAGGCGTTCCGGCCGGATCGGTCCAGCAAATAGATGCTCTGATCGGAGATGTGCCATCACTTAGAATATTGAAACGAATGGTGTCGCCTTGACTCAGTAATAATTCTCTGATATGCGAATTAGCTCCATCAATGCTGTCTTGAGTCATAAGTTGAGCAGCTTTGAGTGTATTCATCAATCCCCAACCGTTCATATAATCTGGTCCGGGGTTTGGACCAGCTTCATCAGCAGTATTCAAAATAATTGCTTTCATTGTGGAAGAACGCAATAGTGTGCTGCCATGCAAGCGTTGTTGATGATGCAGCAACAAACCAATTGAACCTGATGCGTTGGGTGTTGCCATCGATGTGCCGCTCATTGAACCATAAGCGGAATCGGTAGCGCGGAGTGTTGAATATAATCCCACGCCATTTGCAACTATATCTGGTTTTATTCTGCCATCATCTGCAGGTCCCCAGCAACTGAAACTCGACATAACCACACCGGATGGGTTGTTATATCCACCAGTAATATCCTCGACAGCACCGACGGTAAGAATATTTTTTGCAACACCCGCGTCACCGATACAATCATAACCGTCATTTCCGTCTCTACTGCGGGTCGCGGTTTCAATTACCCACACACCATTTTTCCTCACATAGTGTGTAGTTTGATATGAAGACCCTTCATCACGATCATTTCCGGCAGATTTGCAAATGAGGTAGTAAGGATTGTTGATTGATATCTGGTCGAAATCGCGGGCGTCGGCATCATAAAATCCGAATCTGTAATCTTCAAAGGTGCTGATTGTTACATCTCCCCACCAATTCCATGCGCCGGCATTTGGGTATCCGTAGCGCCAACCGGTGATTGCTCCATAAGAATGGTTCGAAACCAAAACACCTGCCGTATCCATTTCTGTAACGTCGTAATCCCAGTTGAATGCTTTCAAAGATCCGAGATAAGACATCCCCTTCGCATTCGCGCTTAAACCTGTTCCAATCATCGTACCAGCGACATGTGTGGAGTGGTCGCTGTTGCTGCCTTGGGTTTTAAGTATTCTTCCGGTTAATTCTTTGTGCGTAGATCTCGGAGCACCTTCGTCCCATTCCCCTAGTATAATACCTTCACCAGTCAGTGCCAAACCGTTACCGCCTGTAGGCCAAACTTTATTTGTTGAGATGGTTTTTGCTGCATTAATATTATCAGTTATTCTGTAAATCAATAAACCATTTTGAACTCGATGGACTGCAACACCGGCTCCATCTTCAAGTGTGGCTCTTAATGGCATTTTTAATTTCACAGCGAGAGATTCTGCTTCAGCAAGTTCTTGACGAATTTCTAAACCACGTCGTTGTGCAAAGTTTTTTTGAGGTTGTGCGATAGCAGTTTGTACTGCTGATATTATAAATATGAGCGATATAATTGTTAATAATTTTTGCATACAGAGAACTCCGGAATAAGGTGACGGTTCATTGAGGTGTTTATTACTCTAATGTATAAAATTACTATTATTGTATCAAGTGGTTAGTATGAAATTCTCATTGATTATAACAAAAAAATATCGTATTTTGACTCAAATTAAATAGGAGAAGAATGGAAAATCAAGATAATATGCATGAAAATGACAGGGAGAGAGAACAGATACCAGTGAATCCACCTCAAAATGAAAATTTTGCCACACCTGCCGCAGAATCGCAAACACCTTCCCGCCCACAACAAAGTCAACAACAGACGAGACAAAAACAGGAAGAACGGGGAAGGGAACGGCATAACAGATATCGCAGACAGCGTCCTCAGGGAACAGATACAGAAAGGCAACAAGATACGGCGAGAGAGCTTTCGATTCTGATTCCATTGTTCAATGAAGAACAATCTCTGAGAGAACTCTATGATAAAATTAGAAATGCCTTAAACCGGAATCAAAGATTTGAAATCATCTTTGTTGATGATGGCAGTACTGATAACTCGATGCGCATACTTCATGATCTGCGACATAGGGATAGAAGGATAAAAATTATTCGCTTCAGAAGGAATTATGGAAAATCGGCAGCACTCAGCGTAGGATTTAATCATGCGAAGGGTGATATTATTATTACGATGGATGCCGATTTGCAAGATGATCCAAATGAGATTCCGAATCTTGTCAACGAAATTAAAAAAGGATTCGACCTCGTTTCCGGGTGGAAGAAGAAACGGCGAGACCCAATCACCAAAACGATTCCATCAAAGTTTTTCAATTTTGTTGTATCGAAGATGACCGGAATAAAACTTCACGATTTCAATTGCGGATTAAAAGCGTACAGAAAAGAAGTAGTCAAGGAAATTGAAATTTACGGAGAACTGCACCGTTATATCCCGGTTCTTGCACACTGGCGCGGATTTAAAATTGGTGAGATTGTTGTCCAACACTATGCAAGAAAATTTGGTAAAACAAAATACGGTCTCGGAAGATTTTGGAAAGGATTTCTTGATTTGGTGACCACACTATTCACCACGAGATATCTGCAACGTCCGCTTCATTTCTTTGGATTATGGGGATTGGTCTTCTTCCTCATCGGTATCGGTATTGATGCATACCTTGTAGCTTTAAAATTTGTTGAAGGGATTGCTCTAAGCAACAGACCGCTTTTCTTAGGAGGAATTCTCTTAACGATAGTAGGTGTTCAAATTATTTCAATCGGATTATTGGGAGAGATGATTGCAAAAACCCGACCTGTAAACGAGAAAGAGTACTCCATAAAAGAATTTTGGAAATGAGGCGATCAGATCAGAAATAAAATGAAACAATTTTCCTCCAAACAAATTAAATCTGATTGTCGGTATTTCCGCGGTGATATTCCTTGTAAGCCCCATAAGCTGAATGGAGTTCATTGTGTCGATTCAAAAGGTAAATCCTGCAAACATTATGAACCGACCGACAAACGGATTCTAATAATAAAATTGGGAGCTATCGGAGATGTAATCCGAACGACACCACTATTACACAAATTGAAAGCAGTTGAACCATCTGCAGAAATTTGGTGGCTCACCCTTACACCCGATGTTGTACCCGGGTCGGTTGATGTAATATTGCCGCTCAACGTTCAATCGATCGCGATATTAAGGTCGGTTTCTTTCGATCTATTATTCAATCTGGATAAAGATAAAGAAGCTTGTGCACTTGCCAATCAAATCTCAGCTCGTGTTAAAAAAGGTTTTATATTGCGAGAAGGCAAATGTGTGCCGATCGATAATGATGCAGACCATAAATATCTCACCGGTGTTTTCGACGATTTGAGTAAGTCTAACACAAAAAGTTATCAGGAAGAAATTTTCGAAATATGCGGTTACAAATTCTCGAATGAAGAATATATAATGCCTTCTTTGATAAATTATAACTGGAAATTACCTAAGAATAAAAAGATTATAGGTTTGAACACGGGTTGCGGAGGCAGATGGACTTCCAGACTATGGGCAGAGAAAAATTGGATTTCACTCGCGAAAAAACTGAAGAAAGCAGGATATATTCCGTTGATGTTGGGCGGTGAACAGGAACATCTGAAGAATCAAAGACTCGCGCGCGAAAGTGGGGCGCTTTACTTCGGGCATTTCCCTCTGAATAAATTTATGAGCGAAGTGAATCAATGCGATCTGGTTGTTACTGCCGTAACAATGGCGATGCATCTTACAATCGGTTTACGAAAAAAGATAGTGCTGTTCAACAATATTTTCAATAAACATGAATTCGATTTATACGGGCGGGGCGAAGTTTTAGAACCGGATTTTGATTGCAATTGTTTCTATTCGCCAACCTGTGCTAATGATTGCATGCAATACCTCAAAGTTGACAAAGTTTTCGATGCCTGTGTTCGCCTCCTCGAATCAAAAAAATAGATTTTGGTGGATATGACGAAAGGCAAAACTAAAACTTCGATTGGTATGCCTCATATTAAAGATTGGCACGCCGTAATTATAATTTGTTCACTTGTGGCGATATTCTTCCGTGATATTCTCCTTCAAAAGGCATTTTTCTGGGATGATTTTTTATATCAATATTATCCGTACCGAAATTTTTCCGCCGTATCGTTGTCGGGCGGCGAGTTGCCGCTGTGG
It contains:
- a CDS encoding S8 family serine peptidase; this encodes MQKLLTIISLIFIISAVQTAIAQPQKNFAQRRGLEIRQELAEAESLAVKLKMPLRATLEDGAGVAVHRVQNGLLIYRITDNINAAKTISTNKVWPTGGNGLALTGEGIILGEWDEGAPRSTHKELTGRILKTQGSNSDHSTHVAGTMIGTGLSANAKGMSYLGSLKAFNWDYDVTEMDTAGVLVSNHSYGAITGWRYGYPNAGAWNWWGDVTISTFEDYRFGFYDADARDFDQISINNPYYLICKSAGNDRDEGSSYQTTHYVRKNGVWVIETATRSRDGNDGYDCIGDAGVAKNILTVGAVEDITGGYNNPSGVVMSSFSCWGPADDGRIKPDIVANGVGLYSTLRATDSAYGSMSGTSMATPNASGSIGLLLHHQQRLHGSTLLRSSTMKAIILNTADEAGPNPGPDYMNGWGLMNTLKAAQLMTQDSIDGANSHIRELLLSQGDTIRFNILSDGTSPIRASICWTDPAGTPVAPALDPTNIMLKNDLDLRITKPRDNNVYNPWILNPTSPTAAATTGDNIRDNTEQISISPTERSVYTVQITNKGTLTGGSQYVSFVVSGNGKNLGPVFASYGSSYGYTMIPDSVVHDSVKIKNLGDSLLILKLSVPLVDQGWLVLEDDSIAIASLDSGYIKFEIQPNSLDTWTEYNSTITIEHNDSTTTPDIVTVNLNTLGSTAHKSISQHTYGIDLGEIVEDSFYIWNTGHIPLTFSIADTGKNLPNWLVIDPVDGSILPGDSLKVHLTLNEVDLPRDNYYSTVVIEHNDTQTESYTIPVSLYVGTQKIVSTDVTDFWNIVSLPVIAIDNRKTSLYPSALSNAWAYDGSYKAKDSLYPGSGYWLKFAAPETFPMTGYVFSSETLYVTSGWQMIGVLSSTILANTVTTEPPDLIISNFFGFDHGYEFADTLYAGKGYWVKTNDAGKIILSGSMPPPAKTLALDQLSDFNSLTFSDEAGNKQTLYFSVGKKPTRDISFYKLPPPAPEGSFDVRFASGSMLEVLDKNSSQTINIQSLSGYVVVNASLEQHNGPSIAFVDDAGRQYLFDENNHIVLNGVKSISVLNKGIEIPTEYSLDQNYPNPFNPTTIVSFDLPVDNFVTLKVYNALGQEVATLVNGYKEAGKYSFDFDASNLPSGTYIYKMTADKFSEVKKMVLMR
- a CDS encoding glycosyltransferase family 2 protein, translated to MHENDREREQIPVNPPQNENFATPAAESQTPSRPQQSQQQTRQKQEERGRERHNRYRRQRPQGTDTERQQDTARELSILIPLFNEEQSLRELYDKIRNALNRNQRFEIIFVDDGSTDNSMRILHDLRHRDRRIKIIRFRRNYGKSAALSVGFNHAKGDIIITMDADLQDDPNEIPNLVNEIKKGFDLVSGWKKKRRDPITKTIPSKFFNFVVSKMTGIKLHDFNCGLKAYRKEVVKEIEIYGELHRYIPVLAHWRGFKIGEIVVQHYARKFGKTKYGLGRFWKGFLDLVTTLFTTRYLQRPLHFFGLWGLVFFLIGIGIDAYLVALKFVEGIALSNRPLFLGGILLTIVGVQIISIGLLGEMIAKTRPVNEKEYSIKEFWK
- a CDS encoding glycosyltransferase family 9 protein, translating into MKQFSSKQIKSDCRYFRGDIPCKPHKLNGVHCVDSKGKSCKHYEPTDKRILIIKLGAIGDVIRTTPLLHKLKAVEPSAEIWWLTLTPDVVPGSVDVILPLNVQSIAILRSVSFDLLFNLDKDKEACALANQISARVKKGFILREGKCVPIDNDADHKYLTGVFDDLSKSNTKSYQEEIFEICGYKFSNEEYIMPSLINYNWKLPKNKKIIGLNTGCGGRWTSRLWAEKNWISLAKKLKKAGYIPLMLGGEQEHLKNQRLARESGALYFGHFPLNKFMSEVNQCDLVVTAVTMAMHLTIGLRKKIVLFNNIFNKHEFDLYGRGEVLEPDFDCNCFYSPTCANDCMQYLKVDKVFDACVRLLESKK